From the Flavimarina sp. Hel_I_48 genome, one window contains:
- a CDS encoding ferritin-like domain-containing protein yields MKDYTEKIGDHLNDILEKNIDAQKGFNEAVENTDSITLKEYFRTRATERSEFVTEIKAELAHYGEKYKDSGSASASIHRGWMDFKSLFSSDDDESMLEECIRGEKKALKEYDEALEPGEVPTTTSKLLMKQREKIQQGLTKLQSMEDLH; encoded by the coding sequence ATGAAAGATTATACCGAAAAGATAGGAGATCACCTTAATGATATTTTGGAGAAAAATATAGACGCTCAGAAAGGTTTTAACGAAGCTGTTGAAAATACTGATAGTATTACCCTAAAAGAATATTTTAGGACACGTGCTACAGAGCGTTCTGAATTTGTTACCGAAATAAAAGCTGAATTAGCACATTACGGTGAGAAATATAAAGATTCTGGAAGTGCTTCCGCAAGTATTCACCGCGGTTGGATGGATTTTAAATCTTTGTTTTCAAGCGATGACGATGAGTCTATGTTAGAAGAGTGCATTCGTGGGGAGAAAAAAGCATTGAAAGAATATGATGAAGCTTTAGAACCCGGCGAAGTGCCTACAACAACTTCAAAACTACTGATGAAGCAGCGCGAAAAAATTCAGCAGGGCTTAACTAAATTGCAAAGTATGGAAGATCTTCATTAA
- a CDS encoding DUF2116 family Zn-ribbon domain-containing protein: MRAGKFCPVCEAPVKGRSDKRFCSTKCKSMHQYETRQKKEAFYIKVDRQLKINRKVLKGFNKKGLSTLRKSDLYKEGFDPNFFTHYWKNKKGNVYLFVYEYGFLDLSKDGKDKYLLVTWQEYMNK, encoded by the coding sequence ATGAGAGCAGGTAAATTTTGCCCGGTATGTGAAGCGCCTGTAAAGGGGAGGAGCGATAAGAGGTTTTGTTCGACCAAGTGTAAATCGATGCACCAGTACGAAACCCGCCAGAAAAAGGAAGCCTTTTATATCAAGGTAGACCGGCAACTAAAGATCAACCGGAAAGTGCTAAAAGGCTTTAATAAAAAGGGACTTTCAACCTTGCGGAAGAGTGATTTGTACAAAGAAGGCTTTGATCCCAATTTCTTCACCCATTACTGGAAGAACAAAAAAGGGAATGTCTACCTTTTTGTCTATGAATATGGATTTCTCGACTTAAGTAAAGATGGAAAAGACAAATATTTGCTCGTCACCTGGCAGGAGTATATGAATAAATAA
- a CDS encoding SDR family oxidoreductase: protein MENLERPGQESEMKKKPLIIRENYRGSGKLNHKNALITGGDSGIGRAVAVHFAKEGCNIMFTYVSEHEDAEKTKKLVEAEGVKCSFTSGDLRDITFCKDLIEEFKNKYSTLDILVNNAATQYTVSSLEDIKEEHVRETFDLNIISMILLTKNALPLMKEGGRIINTTSITSYRGHKDLVDYSSTKGAITSFTRSMSAQLASKNILVNAVAPGPIWTPLIPATMDDEMVTTFGEDTPLGRCGQPSEVAPAYVYLASEDSSYMTGQVLHINGGSVIGG from the coding sequence ATGGAAAATTTGGAGAGACCGGGACAAGAGTCCGAAATGAAGAAAAAACCCCTTATTATCAGGGAAAATTATAGAGGAAGTGGCAAACTCAACCATAAAAACGCCTTGATTACCGGAGGCGATAGTGGTATAGGAAGAGCTGTAGCCGTCCATTTTGCTAAGGAGGGATGCAATATTATGTTCACGTATGTAAGCGAGCACGAGGATGCTGAAAAAACCAAAAAGCTTGTAGAAGCAGAGGGCGTTAAATGCAGTTTTACCTCCGGTGATCTCAGGGATATAACATTTTGTAAAGATCTTATAGAAGAATTTAAAAACAAGTATTCCACCCTGGATATACTTGTCAACAATGCCGCTACCCAGTATACGGTTTCCTCCTTGGAGGATATTAAAGAAGAGCACGTTAGGGAAACTTTTGATCTGAATATCATTAGTATGATCTTACTGACTAAGAACGCTTTGCCTTTAATGAAAGAGGGGGGGCGCATAATAAATACAACATCCATTACTTCCTATAGAGGTCATAAAGACCTTGTGGATTATTCATCAACTAAAGGTGCTATAACTTCTTTTACACGTTCCATGTCCGCACAGCTGGCTAGTAAGAATATACTTGTGAATGCTGTGGCCCCGGGACCTATATGGACTCCTTTGATCCCTGCCACCATGGATGATGAGATGGTTACAACATTTGGTGAGGATACCCCGCTGGGCAGATGTGGTCAACCCAGTGAAGTTGCCCCGGCTTATGTCTATTTAGCCAGTGAGGATTCTTCCTATATGACGGGTCAGGTGTTGCATATAAATGGCGGTTCTGTTATAGGTGGATAA
- a CDS encoding glycosyltransferase family 2 protein, which translates to MDKIAHTSKTSEYPSISIHIPFCNEPSEMVIDTIKSCLGQQYPNFEIIVLSNNTEDINLWKPVRAFCKNYPDQIRFEHYTHVEGYKGGALDICRSLTGSAVEYLFTVDADYILHPFALRKAVRHLKYTGAQLLQFPQNYSKENHTAGNAMHKELYSYFEIYSKIGNLTCNALPTGTLSLIALHALDAVKGWSGRSITEDAELGVKFWQKGFRTCFISEILGKGRLPNSISDLLKQRARWIFGNSQALRGCFAKDSGSAFSRLTIFLQLTAWSNLMALPLILLLMQGILWGLMINTTILHTGFILALTSLTVHLLSQFLLLGIATNFSGKYWWGAFLARTALLDLGSFQWIPALFGAKRPFECTNKFSKDTSFREVPMLLPGLFLTLTILTMERGLHIVYVLIPLFLLFSIASVHLYFQFKTRAAVLKTQLN; encoded by the coding sequence ATGGATAAAATTGCACATACCAGCAAGACCTCAGAATATCCTTCAATCTCGATTCATATTCCATTTTGTAACGAGCCTTCTGAAATGGTTATTGATACAATAAAATCCTGTTTGGGACAGCAATATCCCAATTTTGAAATTATTGTCCTTTCTAATAATACTGAGGATATAAATCTTTGGAAACCGGTACGGGCATTCTGCAAAAACTATCCTGATCAAATACGATTTGAACATTATACGCATGTTGAAGGGTATAAGGGTGGTGCACTTGATATTTGTAGATCCCTTACGGGCAGTGCTGTTGAATATTTATTTACGGTTGATGCTGATTACATTTTACATCCATTTGCGTTGAGAAAGGCGGTGCGACATTTGAAATATACAGGGGCTCAATTGCTTCAGTTTCCACAAAATTATAGCAAGGAAAACCACACTGCCGGTAATGCGATGCATAAAGAACTGTACTCTTACTTTGAAATTTACTCTAAAATTGGGAACCTCACCTGTAATGCGCTTCCCACAGGAACGTTGTCCCTTATTGCACTTCATGCGCTGGATGCGGTAAAGGGATGGTCCGGCAGATCCATCACGGAAGATGCAGAACTGGGGGTTAAATTTTGGCAAAAAGGATTCAGAACCTGCTTTATTTCTGAAATATTAGGCAAAGGGAGGTTACCTAATTCCATTTCAGATTTATTAAAACAAAGAGCACGGTGGATTTTTGGTAATTCGCAGGCATTAAGGGGGTGCTTTGCAAAGGATTCTGGTTCGGCTTTTTCACGTCTCACCATTTTTCTGCAACTGACCGCATGGTCCAATTTGATGGCCCTTCCCTTAATTCTATTGCTTATGCAAGGGATTTTATGGGGGCTCATGATCAATACAACGATCTTACATACCGGATTTATTTTAGCATTGACCTCTTTGACCGTACATCTTCTATCTCAGTTTTTATTGCTGGGTATCGCGACTAATTTTTCTGGTAAGTATTGGTGGGGTGCGTTCCTCGCCCGTACCGCACTTCTAGATCTGGGATCTTTTCAATGGATTCCTGCTCTTTTTGGGGCAAAACGCCCTTTTGAATGTACAAATAAGTTCTCTAAAGATACCAGTTTTAGGGAGGTCCCTATGTTATTGCCGGGATTATTCTTAACGCTTACGATCCTTACAATGGAGCGGGGTCTGCATATCGTGTATGTTCTTATACCACTATTTTTATTATTTTCCATAGCTTCTGTTCATCTTTATTTTCAATTTAAGACGAGAGCCGCAGTTTTAAAAACCCAACTTAACTGA
- a CDS encoding DUF3891 family protein has product MIATHLLTGWEIVSHYTHGLLAGKIAMQLSQNLRSDYWGDILTAIIEHDDHLQDFSEKNYLTDVGTPLDFTLDKRSEKDAHEHALRVYANSCQKSQLVALLVGRHLEFLFDTGETLTKDFKAFFKMLKTERKAQLKLYGWSTSDLENTYKLMRFCDRCSLIICQHLIPQGGRQIEINKTIDNKTYFIKEIGEKLHIDPWPFEKDSFKISYEYRILEQSGFINNKELQNSIQNAPVKIREINFTMKNPVGRKKEN; this is encoded by the coding sequence ATGATTGCAACTCATTTATTGACTGGTTGGGAAATTGTCTCCCACTATACACATGGCCTCTTAGCTGGTAAAATCGCCATGCAGCTCAGCCAAAATTTACGTTCAGATTATTGGGGAGATATTTTGACAGCAATTATTGAACACGATGATCACTTACAGGATTTCAGTGAAAAAAATTACCTTACAGATGTAGGAACGCCATTAGATTTTACGCTGGACAAACGTTCTGAGAAAGATGCCCATGAACATGCGTTGCGCGTATACGCCAATTCCTGTCAAAAATCACAACTTGTGGCCTTACTTGTAGGGAGGCATCTTGAATTTTTATTTGATACTGGTGAAACCCTGACCAAAGATTTTAAAGCATTTTTCAAAATGCTGAAAACAGAAAGGAAAGCCCAATTGAAATTGTATGGATGGAGCACGAGCGACTTGGAAAACACGTATAAATTAATGCGTTTTTGTGACAGGTGCTCCCTTATCATCTGTCAGCATTTGATACCACAAGGAGGTCGCCAAATCGAAATTAATAAAACCATTGATAACAAGACCTACTTCATTAAGGAAATAGGTGAAAAGCTACATATTGATCCCTGGCCTTTTGAGAAGGATAGTTTCAAGATTTCCTACGAGTACAGGATTTTAGAACAATCTGGTTTTATCAATAATAAAGAATTGCAAAACTCTATACAAAATGCTCCTGTTAAAATAAGAGAGATCAATTTTACAATGAAAAATCCTGTAGGAAGGAAAAAGGAGAACTAA
- a CDS encoding helix-turn-helix domain-containing protein: protein MDIKLNEGKLEYLFVQLSEAFKCKYEVAQTEYYLHIPSEFGSGTISAVNYPNGVGFVCINATFKDNLNLIYGENQHHPLRFVYCLKNILLHRFDNEDIIHEIDEFDSAIIANKYPYGDIYSIGKDKFTSITFLEIDRKLFTSQLPKETHEMKPIFYEIFFDVFATRILYHKSHFSLRLALILKQIDEFDHGDFVRINFIGAKALEMLSFMLLQYEDDLRDEGSGRILRKSEITAIHNVANLINEDLMNLSSVDDLAKEAGLTPAKLQEGFKLLYGNTVNQYIVDRRLEKAFWLLSQTDSQISDVVLEIGFSSRSHFSKIFKEKYDISPIDVKLQRRSK, encoded by the coding sequence ATGGATATAAAATTAAACGAGGGGAAACTAGAGTATCTTTTTGTTCAACTTTCAGAGGCATTTAAGTGTAAATATGAAGTAGCTCAAACAGAATATTATCTGCATATACCCAGCGAATTTGGCTCTGGGACTATCTCGGCGGTGAACTATCCCAATGGGGTGGGATTTGTCTGTATAAATGCAACCTTCAAGGACAACCTGAATCTTATTTATGGCGAAAATCAGCATCATCCGCTTCGCTTTGTATATTGTCTTAAAAACATATTACTTCATCGTTTTGACAATGAGGATATCATACATGAAATTGACGAGTTTGATAGTGCTATTATCGCCAATAAATATCCCTATGGCGATATCTATTCAATAGGTAAGGATAAGTTTACCTCAATCACCTTTCTTGAAATCGACAGAAAGTTATTTACCTCCCAGCTTCCAAAAGAGACCCATGAAATGAAACCCATATTTTATGAGATATTCTTTGATGTGTTTGCCACACGAATCTTATATCATAAAAGCCATTTTAGCCTTCGTCTGGCCCTTATATTAAAACAAATCGATGAGTTTGACCATGGTGATTTTGTACGCATTAATTTCATTGGAGCAAAAGCGCTAGAAATGTTGTCCTTTATGCTTTTGCAATATGAGGATGACCTGCGCGATGAAGGTTCCGGAAGAATACTCAGAAAATCTGAAATTACCGCCATACATAATGTTGCCAACCTTATCAATGAGGATCTCATGAATTTATCCAGTGTGGATGATCTTGCCAAAGAGGCGGGTTTGACACCGGCAAAATTACAGGAAGGATTTAAATTGCTTTACGGCAATACGGTAAATCAATATATTGTTGACAGGCGTCTTGAAAAAGCATTCTGGTTACTGAGTCAAACAGACAGCCAGATCAGTGATGTTGTTCTGGAAATTGGTTTCTCAAGCCGAAGTCATTTTTCTAAGATTTTTAAAGAAAAATACGATATTTCCCCTATTGACGTCAAGTTGCAAAGGCGCTCTAAATAA
- a CDS encoding catalase produces the protein MEKKDHKMNDKQKQLEKYTVDAKGKALTTRQGLKVNDTNNSLKAGPRGATLLEDFLLREKIHNFDHERIPERIVHARGSGAHGYFELYENMEEYSKAGIFTDTSRKTPVFVRFSTVAGSKGSTDLARDVRGFAVKFYTEEGTWDLVGNNMPIFFIQDAMKFPDLIHSVKPEPNNEIPQAASAHDTFYDFVSLTTETLHNHMWVMSDRGIPRSLRMMEGFGIHTFRLVNKEGKSHFVKFHWKPKLGVHSVTWDEAVKISGADSDFHRRDLWNAIDSGQFPEWELGLQIIPEEDEHKFDFDILDATKLIPEEMVPVKIVGKMVLNRNPENFFAETEQVAFLPGSIVPGIDFSNDPLLQGRLFSYRDTQLSRLGTPNFHQIPINRPVVDTHNNQRDGHMQTEIPKGQTAYFPNTLGGGCPFLSSVEDGGFESYHERIDAKKIRARSDSFSDHFSQPALFYRSLAKWEKDHVTEAYSFELGKCTHKHIQERMLWLIAQIDEELSEKVAKNIGIKVPNDIERPINQAIGADAVVEDHQPGEKKIYLESSPKLSQDTTVFDTIATRQIAFLVGDGFKMSDVDKMKTALEKENAVVNLVAPHGGTVKCDQDMDHKVTASIMTTESVLYDAIYIPGGKQSVDALLSKGKFLKFVNETFKHCKAIAVDNEGKMLLKKSAVNDFKDDKAVFADAEPKAFIAAIAKHRNWDRSSKVEDIAV, from the coding sequence ATGGAAAAAAAAGATCATAAAATGAACGATAAGCAGAAACAGTTAGAAAAATATACTGTTGATGCGAAAGGTAAAGCACTGACTACCCGTCAAGGTTTAAAAGTGAACGATACAAACAATTCTTTAAAAGCCGGACCCCGGGGTGCTACCCTGCTTGAGGATTTCCTGCTTCGTGAGAAGATCCATAATTTTGATCATGAGCGCATCCCAGAACGTATTGTGCATGCGCGCGGTAGCGGTGCTCACGGCTATTTTGAGCTTTATGAAAATATGGAAGAGTATTCTAAAGCAGGAATATTCACTGATACTTCAAGAAAAACACCCGTTTTTGTTCGTTTTTCTACCGTAGCGGGATCTAAAGGTTCTACTGATCTAGCCCGTGATGTACGTGGATTTGCGGTAAAGTTTTATACGGAAGAAGGAACCTGGGATCTTGTGGGTAACAATATGCCCATTTTCTTTATTCAGGATGCGATGAAATTTCCTGACCTTATTCACTCCGTAAAACCAGAGCCGAATAATGAAATTCCGCAGGCAGCATCAGCGCACGATACGTTCTATGATTTTGTTTCGCTTACCACAGAAACACTGCACAATCATATGTGGGTGATGAGTGACCGGGGGATTCCCAGGAGTTTGCGAATGATGGAAGGTTTTGGGATCCATACTTTCCGTCTTGTAAACAAAGAAGGGAAATCGCATTTTGTGAAATTCCACTGGAAGCCGAAGCTTGGCGTCCATTCCGTAACATGGGATGAAGCCGTTAAAATAAGTGGTGCCGATTCTGACTTTCACAGGAGGGATTTATGGAATGCCATTGATTCTGGTCAGTTTCCAGAGTGGGAGCTAGGCCTGCAGATCATTCCTGAGGAAGATGAACATAAGTTTGATTTTGATATTCTTGATGCAACGAAACTTATACCAGAAGAAATGGTACCCGTGAAAATCGTTGGGAAAATGGTATTGAATAGAAACCCGGAGAACTTTTTTGCCGAAACAGAACAAGTGGCATTTCTACCTGGAAGTATCGTTCCGGGAATTGATTTTTCAAATGATCCATTGCTTCAGGGCAGGCTTTTCTCTTACCGAGATACCCAATTGTCACGTCTGGGTACGCCTAATTTCCACCAGATTCCCATTAACCGTCCAGTAGTTGATACGCATAACAATCAACGGGATGGTCATATGCAAACGGAGATCCCAAAAGGTCAAACTGCGTATTTCCCCAATACTTTGGGAGGTGGTTGTCCATTTTTATCTTCGGTAGAAGATGGAGGTTTTGAATCCTATCATGAGCGTATTGATGCTAAAAAGATAAGGGCGCGTAGCGATAGCTTTAGCGATCACTTCTCTCAACCTGCACTTTTTTACAGAAGTCTTGCTAAATGGGAGAAAGATCACGTGACCGAAGCTTATTCTTTTGAACTTGGAAAATGTACACACAAGCATATACAGGAGCGCATGCTGTGGTTAATTGCTCAGATTGACGAAGAGCTTTCTGAAAAAGTGGCTAAAAATATAGGTATAAAAGTTCCTAATGATATTGAGAGACCCATCAACCAGGCCATAGGCGCAGATGCAGTTGTTGAAGATCACCAGCCGGGCGAGAAGAAAATCTATCTTGAATCTTCACCCAAATTAAGCCAGGATACAACGGTATTTGATACTATTGCAACCCGTCAAATTGCATTTTTAGTAGGTGATGGATTTAAAATGAGTGATGTTGACAAGATGAAAACCGCGCTTGAAAAGGAAAATGCGGTTGTAAATCTCGTAGCTCCCCACGGCGGAACGGTAAAATGTGACCAGGATATGGATCACAAAGTGACCGCTTCCATTATGACGACGGAAAGTGTTCTTTACGATGCGATTTATATTCCAGGAGGTAAACAATCTGTTGATGCGTTGCTTTCCAAAGGTAAATTTTTGAAATTCGTAAATGAAACCTTTAAACACTGTAAAGCCATCGCGGTGGATAATGAAGGTAAAATGCTTCTTAAAAAGAGCGCGGTAAACGACTTTAAAGATGATAAAGCTGTTTTTGCTGATGCTGAGCCAAAGGCGTTTATTGCTGCAATTGCCAAACATAGAAACTGGGACAGAAGTTCTAAAGTTGAAGATATAGCGGTATAA
- a CDS encoding glycosyltransferase family 4 protein — protein MKIAILAHTLFPISEPYAGGMEMITHLLSKKLMQRGHEVDLYAVKGSDPELNVVAYASLADVSAEETEHENANDSSRFECYQLSEALLKIAVGNYDVVHNNSQHYLPVLLGEKMAIPFITTLHIPAFEFLQYAFKYLGEDTRQVFTAVSSHLKGVYKDLGITSRTIYNGIDLSVWKFKEEMPKKTLLWFGRICPEKGTHQAIAIAKRLNIELILAGPISNPDYYTREVEPYIDQNRVTYAGHLDHEELNTLIGKCSATLFLSTWEEPYGLAIAESLACGTPVVAWNKGAAPEILTEKCGVLVRENDFEELAQAIHYAFTLKRADCRERAENFCSIDSMVSNFETLYEELLVASPKGKMMLV, from the coding sequence ATGAAAATAGCAATTTTAGCACACACTCTTTTTCCTATTTCTGAACCTTATGCGGGTGGAATGGAGATGATAACCCATTTACTTTCAAAAAAGTTAATGCAGCGGGGTCACGAAGTAGATTTGTATGCTGTCAAAGGATCAGATCCTGAACTGAATGTAGTAGCGTACGCATCTCTTGCTGATGTTAGTGCAGAAGAAACAGAACATGAGAATGCCAATGATTCAAGCCGGTTTGAATGCTATCAGCTCTCAGAGGCCTTACTGAAAATTGCGGTTGGAAATTATGACGTAGTTCATAACAATTCTCAGCACTATCTGCCAGTGCTTCTGGGTGAAAAAATGGCTATTCCATTTATAACCACGTTACATATTCCGGCATTTGAATTTTTGCAATATGCCTTCAAATATCTAGGGGAGGACACTAGACAAGTCTTTACGGCAGTTAGTTCCCATTTAAAAGGTGTTTACAAAGATCTGGGAATTACTTCACGTACAATCTATAACGGTATTGATCTTTCTGTGTGGAAATTTAAGGAGGAAATGCCAAAAAAGACATTGTTATGGTTTGGGAGAATTTGTCCGGAAAAAGGCACACATCAGGCCATTGCAATAGCAAAAAGACTCAATATTGAACTGATTTTGGCAGGTCCTATCAGCAACCCTGATTATTATACTCGTGAGGTTGAGCCTTATATTGATCAAAATAGGGTTACGTATGCAGGGCATTTAGATCATGAGGAACTTAATACTCTTATAGGTAAATGCAGTGCGACACTTTTTCTTTCCACCTGGGAAGAACCCTATGGTCTTGCCATTGCAGAATCTTTAGCCTGCGGCACTCCGGTGGTTGCCTGGAATAAAGGAGCAGCTCCAGAAATACTTACTGAAAAATGTGGTGTTTTAGTCAGGGAAAATGACTTTGAAGAACTTGCCCAGGCCATTCATTATGCTTTTACCCTGAAGAGAGCTGATTGCAGGGAGCGGGCAGAAAATTTTTGTTCCATAGATTCCATGGTAAGCAACTTTGAAACATTATATGAAGAACTTCTAGTTGCCAGTCCTAAGGGTAAAATGATGCTCGTATGA
- a CDS encoding BLUF domain-containing protein translates to MKLPHTICYISKSIKSLTHEDIQDILEHAEATNTECKVSGVLLHSMGNFFQVLEGGKEHITALYNKILKDPRHTDVFEVYNHPSAKPVFLDYQSNFHVVKDNERLEWIRKYLVQNRSSETSAKLTRLLRPFIFFE, encoded by the coding sequence ATGAAGCTTCCTCATACAATCTGTTACATCAGCAAGTCAATCAAAAGTCTTACCCATGAAGATATCCAGGATATTTTAGAACATGCGGAGGCAACCAATACAGAATGTAAAGTTAGTGGGGTTTTGTTACATTCCATGGGTAATTTTTTCCAGGTTCTAGAGGGTGGTAAAGAGCATATTACTGCATTGTACAATAAGATACTCAAAGACCCGCGTCATACTGATGTATTTGAAGTGTACAATCATCCATCTGCAAAGCCCGTTTTTCTTGATTATCAATCTAATTTTCATGTTGTAAAAGATAATGAACGCCTGGAATGGATCCGCAAATATCTAGTACAGAATCGTTCCTCAGAAACTTCTGCAAAGCTTACCCGCCTGCTGCGTCCCTTTATCTTTTTTGAATAA
- a CDS encoding DUF4385 domain-containing protein, with protein MKTFDYSLNYEDLNLRKHPELYAIGRGEQGVLTVEPYKSEILPFWRFKNEEIAKESSKKIFDLFLEYLNNDDFVGADMARKFLQMGYTRAKRYANYKGGKKYEGPVPDDKKGQSGAHGREEKERGTGDPEKEKASKIFKAKWDEARNHPEYKRQKERFIVKFK; from the coding sequence ATGAAAACCTTTGATTATTCATTGAATTATGAAGATCTGAATCTCCGGAAGCATCCAGAACTTTATGCCATTGGCCGGGGAGAGCAAGGTGTTTTAACAGTAGAGCCCTACAAATCAGAAATTTTGCCTTTTTGGAGGTTTAAAAATGAAGAAATAGCAAAGGAATCTTCTAAAAAGATTTTTGATCTGTTTTTGGAATATTTGAACAATGACGATTTTGTGGGTGCAGACATGGCCCGTAAGTTTCTGCAAATGGGTTACACAAGGGCTAAACGTTATGCCAATTATAAAGGCGGAAAGAAATACGAAGGTCCTGTACCCGATGATAAAAAGGGTCAAAGCGGTGCGCACGGCAGAGAAGAAAAAGAACGTGGAACCGGCGATCCCGAAAAAGAGAAAGCGTCAAAAATATTCAAAGCAAAATGGGACGAGGCCAGAAATCATCCAGAGTACAAGCGACAGAAGGAACGCTTCATAGTTAAATTCAAGTAA
- a CDS encoding glycosyltransferase family 2 protein, whose amino-acid sequence MRNATMQPSEILIINMGSSLNLTGFDSLPIQILQSPISKSGYLPLARARNQGAEAAKYETLFFLDVDCIPSASYFDMMNGHLEANTGLIMGTPKYLMQPVQDGFNEKSLNDSSINHPYRPVVEGCALSTDPGLFWSLCFAIRKSLFNEIGGFDEKYSGYGAEDTDLSFSIRDKEYDFFISDAIVYHQQHAVHSPPFDKFDQIVENSKVFYKKWGIWPMGHWLQSFSEYNLIDWAPHYKKIDVLKAPSDEHIKSSYKPKAPFV is encoded by the coding sequence GTGCGTAACGCTACTATGCAACCTTCTGAAATTCTCATAATAAATATGGGCAGTTCATTAAACCTTACCGGTTTTGATTCATTGCCAATACAAATTCTGCAGTCACCTATTTCTAAATCTGGCTATCTGCCGTTAGCAAGAGCGAGAAATCAGGGAGCTGAAGCTGCCAAATATGAAACCTTATTTTTTCTGGATGTTGATTGCATTCCATCAGCGTCCTATTTTGACATGATGAATGGACATCTTGAGGCTAACACAGGTTTGATCATGGGAACTCCTAAATATTTAATGCAGCCGGTACAAGATGGGTTCAATGAGAAATCCCTAAATGATTCTTCTATTAATCACCCATACCGCCCAGTGGTAGAAGGTTGTGCGTTAAGTACAGATCCTGGTCTTTTCTGGAGCCTTTGCTTTGCCATAAGAAAATCTTTATTTAATGAAATAGGTGGTTTTGATGAGAAGTATAGTGGTTATGGGGCAGAGGACACTGATCTTTCCTTTTCCATAAGGGACAAAGAATACGATTTCTTTATATCTGATGCCATTGTTTATCATCAACAGCATGCCGTTCATTCTCCACCTTTTGATAAATTTGATCAAATCGTGGAGAATAGCAAAGTTTTTTATAAAAAATGGGGAATTTGGCCCATGGGTCACTGGTTACAATCTTTCAGTGAATACAATTTAATTGACTGGGCGCCACATTATAAAAAAATAGATGTACTGAAAGCACCATCTGACGAACATATAAAATCTTCTTATAAACCAAAGGCGCCCTTTGTATAA